Proteins co-encoded in one Marinomonas sp. IMCC 4694 genomic window:
- a CDS encoding DODA-type extradiol aromatic ring-opening family dioxygenase, whose amino-acid sequence MLPTYFISHGGGPWPYMPDRLAMFSNLAASLVRMTLELPEKPKAILMISGHWERSTFGVQSSPAPGMEYDYYGFPAHTYEIHYPAPGAPDVAARVAELINHAGFPVDLDDKKGFDHGAFAPMAVMYPDADMPLVQLSLKSDLDPEEHMALGRALAPLREEGVLIVGSGLSFHNLGLRGPQAIKPSNGFDAWLQETLLESEPVERSARLVEWDKAPYARVAHPREDHLIPLMVALGAAESGKATCVYHDEGLFGGWTASSFRFD is encoded by the coding sequence ATGTTACCTACTTACTTTATTTCCCACGGCGGCGGCCCTTGGCCGTATATGCCAGACCGGCTTGCCATGTTTTCGAATCTTGCCGCGTCTTTGGTTCGCATGACGCTAGAGTTACCCGAAAAACCCAAAGCGATTTTGATGATTTCTGGTCACTGGGAGCGCAGCACGTTCGGCGTTCAATCCAGTCCAGCACCAGGCATGGAATACGATTATTACGGCTTTCCAGCGCATACCTATGAGATTCATTACCCAGCACCCGGTGCGCCAGATGTGGCGGCACGCGTGGCTGAGCTGATCAACCATGCCGGCTTCCCCGTTGATCTGGATGATAAAAAAGGCTTCGACCACGGGGCGTTTGCGCCGATGGCGGTGATGTACCCGGATGCCGATATGCCCTTGGTTCAATTGTCGCTGAAATCCGATTTAGACCCAGAAGAGCACATGGCGTTGGGTCGTGCGTTGGCGCCATTGCGTGAAGAAGGGGTGTTGATTGTTGGCAGCGGATTAAGTTTTCATAACCTTGGATTAAGAGGCCCGCAAGCCATCAAACCCTCGAATGGCTTTGATGCGTGGTTGCAGGAAACCCTATTAGAATCGGAACCTGTAGAACGCAGCGCAAGGTTAGTAGAATGGGACAAAGCACCGTACGCTCGTGTTGCTCACCCAAGGGAAGACCATTTGATTCCATTAATGGTTGCGCTTGGCGCCGCAGAAAGTGGCAAAGCGACGTGTGTTTATCATGATGAAGGGTTGTTTGGCGGTTGGACCGCATCGAGCTTTCGCTTTGATTAA
- a CDS encoding Fic family protein: MITSPPKDLIENPITKVYNNGALVIGYTSYLSSVDVKGRYLHFDELKHRLPKQLNPTLVWSLMKEARQRQSQAVYSSLVGKRLAPATLFMTPTIQKAISETDRNTTTAALEWMCNKIGEQKHLDYLLNDLIEDEAISSSQLEGAATTTKVAKDMLKRARKPRSLDEKMILGNVRMMKFAWEHRNKNLSVEFIEELHQIGVEGIEDEKYKPGVIRTSDDVVVENNDGEVVHTPPKAEYLNDRLEILIQWVNQSHHNAESSDYIHPLVKAITLHFRIGYEHPFHDGNGRVARALFYWYMFKNEFAAFRYIAISLLLKEAPVQYGKSYLYTETDDMDLTYFVDHQCRIIIRAINKFKASYKESVEQTEVFNRWLWDSGLYRQLTDKQQTVFQVAKSQKAVSFTINNVKDNLGCSYNTAATTLNGLVELALFKKEKEGREWVYKMIDQKELVKSWKSDSKRFND, from the coding sequence ATGATCACTTCACCGCCTAAAGACTTAATAGAAAATCCTATTACGAAAGTTTATAACAATGGGGCGTTGGTGATTGGTTATACGAGCTATCTCTCATCAGTTGATGTTAAAGGGCGATATCTCCATTTTGATGAACTCAAACATAGATTACCTAAGCAGTTGAATCCGACATTAGTTTGGTCATTGATGAAAGAAGCCAGACAAAGACAATCGCAAGCTGTTTATTCCTCATTGGTTGGAAAGCGCTTAGCACCTGCTACTTTATTCATGACCCCAACCATTCAAAAAGCGATCAGTGAGACGGATCGAAATACAACAACCGCCGCATTGGAGTGGATGTGTAACAAGATTGGAGAACAAAAACATTTAGATTACCTATTAAATGATTTGATTGAAGACGAAGCCATCAGCAGCAGTCAGCTAGAAGGGGCGGCGACCACAACCAAGGTCGCAAAAGACATGCTGAAGCGAGCAAGAAAGCCCAGAAGCCTTGATGAAAAGATGATTCTCGGTAATGTCAGAATGATGAAGTTTGCGTGGGAGCATAGGAACAAAAACCTTTCAGTTGAATTTATCGAGGAACTTCACCAGATCGGTGTGGAAGGCATCGAAGATGAGAAATACAAACCGGGTGTGATTCGAACGTCCGACGATGTGGTGGTGGAGAACAATGATGGTGAAGTGGTTCACACACCGCCAAAAGCGGAGTATTTGAATGATCGGCTTGAAATATTAATCCAATGGGTTAATCAATCCCATCATAATGCAGAAAGCTCCGATTATATCCATCCTTTGGTAAAGGCCATTACGCTGCACTTTCGAATCGGTTATGAACATCCTTTTCATGATGGCAACGGCCGAGTCGCCAGGGCGCTATTTTATTGGTATATGTTTAAAAATGAGTTTGCCGCGTTTCGTTATATTGCGATCAGCTTGTTATTGAAAGAAGCGCCTGTGCAATACGGTAAAAGCTACCTTTATACCGAAACCGATGACATGGATTTAACCTACTTTGTTGATCATCAGTGCCGAATTATCATTCGGGCCATTAATAAATTTAAGGCGTCATACAAAGAGTCAGTAGAACAAACCGAAGTGTTTAACCGGTGGCTGTGGGATTCGGGTTTGTATCGTCAGTTGACGGATAAACAACAGACGGTTTTTCAAGTAGCAAAAAGTCAGAAAGCCGTTTCTTTTACCATTAACAATGTAAAAGACAATTTAGGTTGTTCCTACAACACCGCCGCGACGACACTAAATGGGCTGGTTGAATTAGCTTTGTTTAAGAAAGAAAAAGAGGGTCGAGAATGGGTGTATAAAATGATCGATCAGAAAGAATTGGTTAAATCATGGAAATCGGATTCTAAACGATTTAACGATTAA
- a CDS encoding glutathione S-transferase family protein — protein sequence MKLIIGNKNYSSWSLRGWLALQAFDVPFEEIKLALFSDTFHSELAKYSPVGKVPVLVDGDLSVWDSLSICEYVNENYLNGKGWPADTKKRAVARSVVADMHSGLFGIRNEMPMNCRARRRIELSAQAKKEVASLEALWTTLRSENAHNGDYLFGEFSLADAFFAPVMFRFQTYGIALSAAASDYQTTMLAHPAMQEWLVDAVAETDIVDADEAGEPV from the coding sequence ATGAAGCTCATCATCGGCAATAAAAACTATTCCTCTTGGTCATTACGCGGCTGGCTCGCATTGCAGGCATTTGATGTGCCTTTTGAAGAAATCAAACTTGCGCTGTTTAGCGACACCTTTCACAGCGAACTCGCTAAATATTCGCCTGTTGGAAAAGTGCCCGTCTTAGTCGATGGTGACTTGAGCGTTTGGGATTCGTTGTCTATTTGTGAATACGTTAATGAAAACTACCTCAACGGTAAAGGCTGGCCAGCGGACACAAAAAAACGCGCCGTAGCACGCTCTGTGGTCGCTGATATGCACTCTGGCCTGTTTGGTATTCGCAATGAAATGCCGATGAATTGCCGAGCCCGACGCCGTATCGAACTGAGCGCTCAAGCCAAAAAAGAAGTCGCCTCACTGGAGGCACTTTGGACAACATTACGTAGCGAAAACGCACACAACGGCGACTATTTGTTCGGCGAATTCAGCCTTGCCGATGCCTTTTTTGCCCCGGTTATGTTTCGCTTTCAAACCTACGGTATCGCATTATCGGCAGCGGCAAGTGACTACCAAACCACCATGCTCGCGCATCCTGCGATGCAAGAATGGCTTGTCGATGCCGTCGCTGAAACCGACATAGTTGACGCGGACGAAGCGGGCGAGCCAGTTTAA
- a CDS encoding transposase codes for MNQYCRAKGLYPHHIQQWKQDFAKGASAKPAPSESKQLKQEIKQLQKELNRKDKALAETAALLVLKKKSGCHLGFRRGQLTSVKERQQIIALITEAQLAGARQAKACELLGLSAKTLQRWMSADEIKDKRIDAIKQPVNKLTKLERQRIIRLVNSAEYGHLPPSKIVPTLLDKGI; via the coding sequence TTGAACCAATACTGCCGCGCTAAAGGACTTTATCCGCATCATATTCAGCAATGGAAACAAGACTTTGCAAAAGGGGCGTCTGCCAAACCTGCGCCATCGGAAAGTAAGCAATTAAAGCAGGAAATAAAGCAACTTCAAAAAGAGCTGAATCGTAAAGACAAAGCGCTAGCCGAAACCGCCGCGCTGCTGGTTCTTAAAAAAAAAAGCGGATGCCATTTGGGGTTCCGGCGAGGACAATTAACGTCGGTCAAAGAACGACAGCAGATAATAGCGCTTATCACTGAGGCCCAATTGGCAGGGGCAAGACAGGCGAAAGCCTGTGAGTTACTGGGATTAAGTGCCAAAACACTCCAGCGATGGATGAGCGCTGATGAGATAAAAGATAAGCGAATCGATGCGATAAAACAGCCAGTAAACAAGCTAACAAAGCTAGAACGGCAACGTATCATTCGCCTCGTCAATTCCGCTGAATACGGTCATTTACCGCCGAGTAAAATCGTCCCAACACTGCTGGATAAGGGTATTTGA
- a CDS encoding transposase, which translates to MSRKFTQEFKVQAVEKALSKDRNVSLEGIADNLGVGYSTLQRWIAQAKKHELELTNGDHSMTTEKRPQDWNLEDRQTQYHY; encoded by the coding sequence ATGAGCCGTAAATTTACACAAGAATTTAAAGTGCAGGCGGTAGAGAAAGCGCTCTCTAAGGACAGGAATGTTAGTCTAGAAGGCATTGCAGATAATTTAGGTGTGGGTTATTCAACATTACAGCGATGGATAGCCCAAGCCAAAAAACACGAACTTGAACTAACCAACGGTGACCACTCTATGACAACCGAGAAACGACCTCAAGACTGGAACTTAGAAGACAGACAGACTCAATACCATTATTGA
- a CDS encoding FAD:protein FMN transferase: MKFIEALILDSSFNPSNHPNPSLWQENKHCYQIQFECMASNCSILIECEQLLLVKAAAKKTIMEAWRIEHKFSRYQANNTFSEIHSKADITQILDEETAQLMVFANHAYHASEGLFDITSGILRKAWKFDGSNKLPQQSVVNELLTNVGWTKLGWNPNNPTELKLPSGMELDFGGIGKEYAVDKMLNICRMILSKASASVLINCGGDLACSGKRLNGESWKVGIESINDQEKAKNIISLSSGALATSGDSQRFLLKDGIRYSHVLNPTTGWAMINAPRSVTVAAPTCINAGIISTLALLQGSDAESFLASLDMPYWLSNYGLPRLY, translated from the coding sequence ATGAAATTTATTGAAGCGTTAATTTTAGATTCTTCGTTTAACCCGTCGAACCACCCGAATCCTAGCTTGTGGCAAGAAAATAAACATTGCTATCAAATCCAATTCGAATGCATGGCAAGCAATTGCTCAATACTGATCGAATGTGAACAACTACTGCTTGTTAAGGCTGCTGCAAAAAAAACCATTATGGAAGCGTGGCGAATTGAACACAAATTCAGCCGTTACCAAGCAAATAATACATTTTCCGAAATACATTCAAAAGCAGACATAACACAAATTTTGGACGAAGAAACGGCCCAATTAATGGTTTTCGCTAATCATGCTTACCACGCATCTGAAGGACTGTTTGACATAACATCCGGTATTCTAAGAAAAGCGTGGAAGTTTGATGGTAGCAACAAGCTACCTCAACAAAGCGTAGTTAATGAACTATTAACCAACGTTGGTTGGACAAAGTTAGGTTGGAATCCAAATAACCCAACAGAATTAAAGCTCCCGTCAGGCATGGAGCTAGATTTTGGTGGTATCGGCAAAGAATATGCTGTCGATAAAATGCTTAATATCTGTCGGATGATTTTATCAAAAGCATCAGCTTCCGTTCTAATCAACTGTGGCGGAGATCTTGCCTGCAGCGGTAAAAGATTAAACGGCGAAAGCTGGAAGGTCGGTATTGAATCAATTAACGACCAAGAAAAAGCAAAAAACATTATCTCTCTTTCATCTGGAGCCCTTGCCACCTCAGGTGATAGCCAACGCTTTCTTTTGAAAGACGGTATTCGATATTCTCATGTTTTAAACCCAACTACCGGGTGGGCTATGATAAATGCCCCAAGAAGTGTGACCGTAGCAGCCCCTACCTGTATTAATGCAGGAATTATATCTACGTTAGCCTTGCTACAGGGATCAGACGCAGAAAGCTTTTTAGCATCGTTAGATATGCCCTATTGGCTATCTAATTATGGACTTCCCAGACTTTACTAG
- a CDS encoding DUF3570 domain-containing protein codes for MADKDLEVVAVDATKKTHKNRDLAQLLTAASCALIGGISSGVSAADSWNVDSALLLYSESDGRVSAAEPVVSATKNYDEETSLNFKIVADTLTGASPNGATPSDHTQTFTGPSGSGSYNTAAGKQPLDDTFKDTRFALSTYWSAPIDRDWAYGVGGYLSKEHDYQSLGMNGSLSHYLNQKNTTLTLGLNLSSDTINPEGGTQTGLAQVSLSSSDDSDDSDDSDDSDDSDDSDDSDDSDDSDDSNGKTSQNKNLVDAVFGVTQILNRKTIMQFNYALSTSSGYLTDPYKILSVIDDSTGSNYGSNYQSSGRDLYLYEKRPDSRLKQSIYWQTKYQFDNDDILDVSYRYMFDDWGITSHTIDAKYRFRFDNQYLEPQLRWYTQSKADFYHRYLNSSDYGSTDFASADYRLGDLDTYTIGLKYGYQFADETEFYTRFSLYHQESFGDQGYGKLTSQELYPSMDAAMLIVGYKF; via the coding sequence GTGGCGGACAAGGATTTGGAGGTGGTGGCTGTGGATGCAACTAAAAAAACTCATAAAAATCGTGATTTAGCTCAATTATTAACCGCCGCAAGTTGTGCGCTCATAGGTGGTATATCTTCAGGCGTAAGCGCCGCTGATAGCTGGAATGTTGATTCTGCCCTTCTACTTTACTCAGAAAGTGACGGTCGAGTCTCCGCTGCTGAACCTGTTGTTAGTGCGACTAAAAATTACGATGAAGAAACATCGCTAAACTTTAAAATTGTTGCTGACACATTAACGGGGGCATCACCGAATGGGGCAACACCAAGTGATCACACTCAAACCTTTACAGGTCCATCAGGTAGTGGTTCATATAATACTGCAGCTGGTAAACAACCTTTAGACGATACATTCAAAGATACTCGTTTTGCACTTTCTACCTACTGGTCAGCACCAATAGATCGCGATTGGGCATACGGTGTTGGTGGTTACCTTTCTAAAGAGCATGATTACCAGTCTCTTGGTATGAATGGAAGCTTGTCACATTATTTAAATCAAAAGAATACAACACTAACATTAGGCTTAAATCTATCTAGCGACACGATTAATCCAGAAGGTGGTACTCAAACGGGATTAGCACAAGTCTCTCTAAGTAGTTCAGATGACTCGGATGACTCGGATGACTCGGATGACTCGGATGACTCGGATGACTCGGATGACTCGGATGACTCGGATGACTCGGATGATTCCAACGGTAAAACCTCTCAGAATAAAAATCTTGTCGATGCTGTTTTTGGGGTTACTCAGATACTTAACCGAAAAACCATCATGCAATTCAACTATGCATTAAGCACTAGCTCTGGGTACCTAACTGATCCTTATAAAATCCTCTCTGTGATAGATGATAGTACTGGCAGCAACTATGGTAGTAATTATCAAAGCAGCGGACGTGATCTTTATTTGTATGAAAAACGACCTGATTCACGCCTAAAGCAAAGCATTTATTGGCAAACAAAATATCAATTTGATAACGACGATATACTCGATGTAAGTTATCGTTATATGTTTGATGATTGGGGGATCACTTCTCATACTATAGACGCTAAATACCGCTTTCGTTTTGATAACCAGTACCTAGAACCTCAGCTTCGTTGGTACACCCAAAGCAAAGCCGACTTTTATCATCGTTATTTAAATTCTAGCGACTATGGCAGCACTGATTTTGCCAGTGCTGATTATCGTTTAGGGGATTTAGATACCTATACTATCGGCTTGAAATATGGCTATCAATTTGCTGACGAAACCGAATTCTACACAAGATTCTCCCTTTACCACCAAGAAAGCTTTGGTGATCAAGGCTATGGAAAGTTGACATCCCAAGAGCTTTATCCAAGTATGGATGCAGCCATGTTGATCGTAGGATATAAGTTTTAA
- a CDS encoding DUF4266 domain-containing protein, which yields MRKTISVIGLLALPIILSGCSDVGVKPWERDILAQQEMNLISDPIESSLNDHIYFSKEASSGGQGFGGGGCGCN from the coding sequence ATGCGAAAAACAATCAGTGTTATTGGCTTGCTCGCCCTGCCAATAATCCTTTCAGGGTGCAGTGATGTAGGGGTTAAACCTTGGGAACGAGATATTCTCGCCCAACAGGAAATGAACCTAATTAGTGATCCTATCGAGAGCAGTTTGAATGATCACATTTATTTCAGTAAAGAGGCCAGCAGTGGCGGACAAGGATTTGGAGGTGGTGGCTGTGGATGCAACTAA
- a CDS encoding TlpA disulfide reductase family protein, whose product MIKHPKHILLAALSSCLLLSSPLWATDLTPSSTAKAAPHQTVMLPEYQTNQKTSLEMEKGQVVLVDFWASWCGPCRESFPWMTSIQAKYNSQGLKVIAINLDQEHEQALDFLKEFKPGFTVLFDTEAQLPEDFGVIGMPTSFLIDRQGKIRATHVGFHQKNIHEYESAIVKLLAEKGE is encoded by the coding sequence ATGATCAAACATCCTAAACATATTTTGCTAGCCGCTTTATCTAGCTGCCTTCTTTTATCTTCTCCATTATGGGCGACCGATTTAACACCATCCTCCACAGCGAAAGCCGCACCGCACCAAACAGTGATGCTGCCTGAATATCAAACAAACCAGAAAACTTCACTAGAGATGGAAAAAGGACAAGTGGTGCTCGTAGATTTTTGGGCTTCGTGGTGTGGACCTTGCCGCGAGTCGTTCCCTTGGATGACAAGCATTCAAGCAAAATATAACTCACAGGGCCTTAAAGTTATCGCGATCAATTTAGATCAAGAGCATGAACAAGCGTTAGATTTCCTGAAAGAATTTAAACCTGGTTTTACAGTGCTGTTTGATACAGAAGCCCAACTACCCGAAGACTTTGGCGTTATTGGCATGCCAACAAGCTTTTTGATTGATCGTCAGGGAAAAATAAGAGCAACACATGTTGGTTTTCATCAGAAAAATATACATGAATATGAGTCCGCTATTGTCAAGCTATTAGCCGAAAAAGGGGAATAA
- the dsbD gene encoding protein-disulfide reductase DsbD, translating to MTSFMPYRQIKWLVASLFALFLAVPAFADSDFLKPSEAFQFKVDDTKKQIHWVIADGYYLYESRVKVSSVEDKAISIPFHFLTHSEEKDDPNFGLVNVFHDRMAIAIDANDPTLGDLKVTYQGCAAAGLCYPPQTKIVSFNLNADMAGESDQLIVPTQSKSNDHSLSVTPKGSSEGEEGQLVKLLLDGDRFWVLITFFVLGLGLTFTPCVLPMIPILAGIIAGQAGNITAKKGFFLSLSYVLGMSFSYSMAGVLVGIFGAQLNLQALFQAPGVLISFSVLFVLLSLSMFGFYELQLPMFLRDRLDKLSQKSVGGPYLGVGIMGAISALIVSPCVSAPLAGALIYISTTGDAVLGGSVLFVMSLGMGVPLLLVGLGGGKYLPKAGMWMMQVKVAFGVILLGVAVALLSRIVPDAVSIYMWALLCIVYAIHLSPFQAGNNGWEKTRQGFALILLIYGTALLTSGLAGKPSLDKPLGYFSSLSNTRGSEEIIPLFNRMKEVVLVENAMLQAKETEKVVVLDMYADWCTACLEMEKDVFSNRDLRRYSNRISFLQLDLTDNTPDQQAFLTKHGVFGPPTLLFFSSNGDLINVRQGEMNLAQFNSVLQSTLANL from the coding sequence ATGACTTCTTTCATGCCTTATCGGCAAATAAAATGGCTAGTAGCTTCTTTATTTGCTTTATTTTTGGCTGTTCCTGCTTTTGCGGATAGTGATTTTTTGAAGCCATCTGAGGCCTTTCAATTTAAGGTTGATGACACTAAGAAACAGATTCATTGGGTTATTGCTGATGGGTATTATTTATATGAGTCACGCGTAAAAGTATCTTCGGTAGAAGATAAAGCTATATCGATTCCCTTTCATTTTTTAACTCACTCTGAAGAAAAGGATGATCCTAATTTTGGTTTGGTTAATGTATTTCATGACCGAATGGCGATTGCTATTGATGCGAATGATCCAACATTGGGTGATCTGAAAGTGACATATCAGGGTTGTGCGGCTGCAGGCTTGTGTTATCCGCCTCAAACGAAAATTGTTTCTTTTAACCTGAATGCTGATATGGCTGGTGAGTCTGATCAATTAATTGTGCCTACACAATCTAAATCTAATGATCATTCTTTGTCAGTTACACCTAAAGGATCTAGTGAAGGGGAAGAAGGGCAGTTGGTAAAGTTGTTGCTAGATGGAGATCGTTTTTGGGTGTTGATCACCTTTTTTGTCTTAGGCTTGGGTCTGACGTTTACCCCTTGTGTGTTGCCGATGATTCCGATATTAGCAGGCATTATTGCGGGACAAGCTGGAAATATCACTGCTAAAAAAGGCTTTTTCTTATCCCTTTCGTATGTCTTGGGTATGTCCTTTTCTTACAGTATGGCTGGAGTCTTAGTAGGAATTTTTGGTGCACAGCTTAATCTTCAAGCTTTGTTTCAGGCTCCAGGTGTATTAATTAGTTTTAGTGTGTTGTTTGTTCTTTTGTCTTTGTCGATGTTTGGCTTTTATGAATTACAGTTGCCGATGTTTTTACGAGATAGGTTGGATAAGTTAAGTCAAAAAAGTGTCGGTGGACCTTATCTTGGTGTTGGCATTATGGGAGCCATTTCTGCCTTAATTGTTTCGCCTTGCGTATCTGCTCCTTTAGCAGGTGCCCTAATTTATATCAGTACAACAGGGGACGCTGTACTTGGCGGCAGTGTGTTGTTTGTTATGAGCTTAGGAATGGGGGTACCTTTGTTGTTAGTTGGTTTGGGTGGAGGCAAGTATCTTCCAAAAGCTGGCATGTGGATGATGCAAGTAAAGGTAGCGTTTGGAGTGATTTTGTTAGGGGTTGCTGTCGCCTTGTTGTCTCGTATCGTGCCTGACGCTGTGAGTATTTATATGTGGGCTTTGCTTTGTATTGTTTATGCGATACACCTTTCTCCTTTTCAAGCAGGTAATAACGGGTGGGAGAAGACTCGGCAAGGCTTTGCGTTAATTTTATTGATCTACGGGACTGCGTTATTAACCTCAGGGTTAGCAGGTAAGCCTAGTTTAGACAAACCGTTAGGGTATTTTTCTTCATTATCAAATACTAGGGGTTCGGAAGAGATCATTCCCTTGTTTAATCGCATGAAAGAGGTTGTTCTTGTTGAAAATGCGATGCTTCAGGCCAAAGAAACCGAGAAGGTGGTTGTCTTAGATATGTACGCCGACTGGTGTACCGCGTGCTTAGAAATGGAAAAAGATGTCTTTAGTAACCGTGATTTAAGACGTTATTCTAATCGCATCTCATTTCTGCAACTTGACCTCACTGATAACACACCTGACCAACAAGCTTTTTTAACAAAACATGGCGTATTTGGACCGCCAACTCTGTTATTCTTTTCTTCTAATGGTGATTTGATCAACGTTCGCCAAGGTGAAATGAATTTAGCTCAATTTAATAGTGTGCTGCAATCAACCTTGGCGAACTTATGA
- a CDS encoding response regulator transcription factor, with product MRILVVEDDLSLADGLVTALKREGYTVDLLHDGIHALEALANEVFDLVVLDLGLPRLDGLAVLKQLRANENAVPVLILTARDALHDRVAGLDLGADDYLVKPFDVTELKARARALLRRSYGRAISEIHYKGLVLFPASHKVTYQDKDVNFTRREYSLLHELVSQPGHVFTRDVLQQLMYGWGDDVESNALEVHIHHLRKKLFPELIRTIRGIGYVVDQEVG from the coding sequence TTGCGAATATTAGTTGTAGAGGATGACCTTTCGTTAGCAGATGGTCTTGTCACTGCCTTAAAACGTGAAGGTTACACAGTCGATTTGCTTCATGATGGGATTCATGCATTGGAAGCATTAGCTAATGAAGTGTTTGATTTGGTTGTATTGGATTTAGGTTTGCCAAGATTAGATGGTCTGGCGGTGCTTAAGCAATTACGAGCTAATGAAAATGCTGTGCCGGTTCTTATTCTTACCGCGAGAGATGCTTTGCATGACAGAGTGGCTGGTTTGGATCTAGGGGCTGATGACTATTTGGTGAAGCCTTTTGATGTTACCGAGCTAAAAGCAAGAGCGCGCGCTTTATTGCGTCGCAGTTACGGTCGAGCAATCAGTGAGATTCACTATAAAGGCCTTGTGCTGTTTCCAGCGAGCCACAAAGTGACCTATCAAGACAAAGACGTCAATTTTACTCGAAGGGAATACTCTTTGTTGCATGAGTTGGTGAGTCAACCAGGTCATGTTTTTACTCGGGATGTACTGCAGCAATTGATGTACGGGTGGGGTGATGATGTGGAAAGTAATGCGTTAGAAGTACATATTCATCATTTGCGGAAAAAACTCTTCCCAGAATTAATTCGTACCATACGAGGCATTGGCTATGTGGTCGATCAAGAAGTGGGCTAA
- a CDS encoding ATP-binding protein, protein MTSILIMVIGLLFANHEVEELFDALLAQQARLLLTLSENIEKLDSSKGSTSSLLIDAVNTDISVGHKYESKIFYQIWSGDKLKIASDSMTLSHQKEDSFGYGDAIADHHQWRTFTLSQTAGNTKVIFAERSDVRGEISDQIVFQTLFPEIFAWPILAVLVWAAVGFGLEPLQQLAQRIQKITPTKLEPIEMTYVPEELAPVKTALNGLLVEIDVLMEREKRWIADAAHELRTPLSILRVHAENAASADNDLERNRSLIQLTSGVDRSTRIVSQLLALARLEHQKNATKEDVDVSAISRSMIADILPLAWKGDIEISLDVDDSLPWYCYVEPNHIEILLQNLMSNAIKFSPQGSVIQVVWSQSANQVELKVVDAGKGVSKEEKHRLSERFFRSGEVEGAGLGLSIVKNIVDKYQGVLSFEDSFPHGLTVKVKLPILAIK, encoded by the coding sequence ATGACAAGCATTCTTATCATGGTAATTGGTTTGCTGTTTGCCAATCATGAGGTTGAAGAATTATTTGATGCTCTTTTAGCTCAGCAAGCTCGTTTGCTACTTACTTTGTCTGAAAACATTGAAAAGCTTGACTCGAGTAAAGGCTCTACATCCTCATTATTAATTGATGCAGTAAATACCGATATATCCGTTGGGCATAAATACGAAAGTAAAATTTTTTATCAGATATGGAGCGGTGATAAATTAAAAATCGCATCTGATTCAATGACATTGTCTCATCAGAAAGAAGATTCGTTTGGTTATGGTGATGCTATAGCTGATCATCACCAATGGCGTACTTTTACCTTAAGCCAAACCGCTGGAAACACTAAGGTTATCTTTGCTGAACGTTCTGACGTTAGAGGGGAGATTTCAGACCAAATTGTATTTCAAACACTTTTTCCTGAAATATTCGCGTGGCCAATCTTAGCTGTTCTCGTATGGGCTGCCGTTGGCTTTGGTCTTGAGCCACTCCAGCAGTTAGCACAGCGTATTCAAAAGATTACTCCAACTAAGTTAGAACCAATCGAAATGACTTATGTCCCTGAAGAGTTAGCCCCGGTAAAAACGGCTTTGAACGGATTGCTTGTAGAAATTGATGTGTTGATGGAAAGGGAGAAACGTTGGATAGCAGATGCCGCTCACGAATTAAGAACGCCATTAAGTATATTACGGGTACATGCTGAAAATGCGGCATCAGCTGACAATGATTTAGAGAGAAATCGATCCTTAATTCAGCTTACTTCTGGGGTCGACCGCTCTACACGAATTGTTTCTCAGTTACTGGCATTGGCTCGTCTTGAGCATCAGAAAAACGCTACTAAAGAGGACGTTGATGTTTCAGCCATCAGTCGTTCAATGATCGCGGATATCCTTCCTTTGGCTTGGAAGGGCGATATTGAGATTAGTCTAGATGTTGATGATAGTTTACCTTGGTATTGTTATGTCGAACCGAACCATATCGAGATATTGCTGCAGAATTTGATGAGTAATGCGATTAAGTTTTCTCCTCAAGGTTCGGTTATACAAGTGGTTTGGTCTCAGTCTGCAAATCAAGTTGAATTAAAAGTTGTAGATGCCGGCAAAGGCGTTAGTAAAGAGGAAAAACATAGGCTTAGTGAGCGATTTTTTCGCTCTGGTGAGGTTGAGGGTGCAGGCCTTGGACTGTCTATCGTCAAAAATATTGTCGACAAATATCAGGGGGTGCTTTCTTTTGAGGATTCATTTCCTCATGGCTTAACAGTCAAGGTCAAATTACCTATATTGGCGATAAAGTAA